The Borreliella mayonii genome has a segment encoding these proteins:
- a CDS encoding MIP/aquaporin family protein — MNYTKFQEFISEFLGTFILLALGTGSVAMTVLFPSSPEIPGEIIKGGYTNIVFGWGLGVTFGIYTAARISGAHLNPAVSIGLASIGKFPVSKLLHYIVAQILGAFTGALMTLVVFYPKWIEMDPSLENTQGIMATFPAIPGFLPGFIDQIFGTFLLMFLISAVGDFTKKHSDNPFIPFIIGAVVLSIGISFGGMNGYAINPARDLGPRILLLLTGFKNHGFNNLSIFIVPIIGPIIGAILGATIYEFTLKNNKD, encoded by the coding sequence ATGAATTATACAAAATTCCAAGAATTTATATCGGAATTTTTGGGAACATTCATCCTATTAGCTTTAGGAACTGGATCTGTTGCAATGACAGTATTATTTCCCTCAAGCCCTGAAATACCAGGAGAAATAATAAAAGGGGGATATACCAATATAGTATTTGGATGGGGATTAGGGGTAACGTTTGGTATTTATACAGCAGCAAGAATTAGTGGAGCACACCTAAACCCAGCTGTTAGCATAGGATTAGCAAGTATTGGAAAATTTCCCGTTTCAAAACTTTTACATTACATTGTAGCGCAAATATTAGGAGCATTTACAGGCGCATTAATGACGCTTGTCGTATTTTATCCTAAATGGATAGAAATGGATCCTAGCCTAGAAAATACTCAAGGAATAATGGCAACTTTCCCCGCTATTCCTGGCTTTTTGCCTGGGTTTATTGATCAAATTTTTGGAACTTTTTTGCTAATGTTTTTAATTTCCGCTGTTGGAGATTTTACAAAAAAACACAGTGATAATCCATTTATTCCATTCATTATAGGAGCAGTGGTTTTATCAATAGGAATAAGTTTTGGGGGAATGAACGGCTATGCTATTAATCCTGCAAGGGATTTAGGGCCAAGAATTTTACTCTTACTTACTGGATTTAAAAATCATGGATTTAACAACCTAAGTATATTTATTGTACCAATAATTGGCCCAATAATTGGAGCAATTTTGGGAGCTACAATTTACGAATTTACACTAAAAAATAACAAAGACTAA